The Etheostoma cragini isolate CJK2018 chromosome 15, CSU_Ecrag_1.0, whole genome shotgun sequence genome window below encodes:
- the LOC117957742 gene encoding cytosolic phospholipase A2 gamma-like isoform X3, with product METGNTFLGSWICLLLVISVALAKAVNNTEGNTAASEKAVRQSQSLCAGEQDYVHKRKLVVLESLSSLGINCTTDSVPHIALLASGGGQRAAVGLVGSLYQMEKEHLLDSLLYLGSVSGSTWSMSSIYGDPQWSANLDAAVSRLSGPGVQLEEALAWLGERAREEHFSLSDVWGVLTSAGIMKQMDIRRLSDEASRNATNPYPIYSAIEKYSYSNGPIQGKWFEVSPHEAGFTELGLFISTSLLGSKFKNGELLEGKPEMDMVKLQGILGCALAHEEIIRDFIPPWLNVPGQIDGAAEHYLRVYNALNTLVALTRSTIKDPTALSDLEKLQKILEVRDIENLNKSVWLESKSSEERKRLLGQWSLELLAAVQTWSQSLEDGPVSMLAKQVLPLIIKWEWGTTGNFLYQYQDSTVPPYLRSTERFHLTDAGLLINVGYPSFLGEKRDIDLIIAPEYSAGNMFETLTLARDYAAEVNKPFPEIDATILEDGDWPKGCYVLEGKEKEPTIVYMPLFNRHNCKDAAEFKANMEKFSTFQRPYNQEKIDFVLATAKANIKTNKETLLREIKKAVLRRDNKM from the exons ATGGAGACTGGAAATACTTTTTTAGGCTCATGGATTTGCCTTTTGCTTGTGATTTCAGTAGCGCTGGCAAAGGCAGTGAACAACACGGAGGGGAATACAGCCGCTTCTGAG AAAGCCGTCCGTCAGTCCCAGTCTCTGTGTGCTGGGGAACAGGACTATGTTCACAAGAGGAAACTGGTAGTTCTGGAGTCCCTCAGCAGCCTGGGAATCAACTGTACTACA GATTCGGTTCCCCACATCGCTCTGTTGGCATCAGGTGGGGGTCAGAGGGCAGCCGTGGGTCTGGTTGGTTCCCTCTATCAGATGGAAAAGGAACATCTGTTGGACAGTCTGCTCTACCTGGGATCGGTTTCTGGATCGACATG GTCCATGTCCTCTATCTACGGCGACCCACAGTGGAGCGCCAACCTGGACGCAGCAGTGTCCAGGCTGTCGGGCCCTGGGGTTCAGCTGGAGGAGGCTTTGGCCTGGTTGGGTGAGAGGGCAAGGGAGGAGCACTTCTCTCTCAGCGATGTCTGGGGGGTTTTGACCTCTGCTGGGATCATGAAACAG ATGGACATCCGGCGTCTTTCAGATGAAGCCAGCAGGAATGCCACCAACCCTTACCCCATCTACAGCGCCATAGAGAAGTACAGCTACTCCAACGGGCCCATACAag GTAAATGGTTCGAGGTGAGTCCGCACGAGGCTGGTTTCACAGAGTTGGGACTTTTCATCTCAACGTCCCTCCTGGGCAGCAAATTTAAGAATGGAGAGCTGCTAGAGGGGAAGCCAGAGATGGACATGGTCAAACTACAAG GTATTCTGGGTTGTGCGTTGGCTCATGAGGAGATAATCAGAGACTTCATCCCTCCTTGGCTGAATG tgcCTGGGCAGATAGACGGGGCTGCTGAACATTACCTGCGTGTGTACAATGCTCTTAACACACTTGTAGCCCTGACCAGAAGCACCATTAAGGATCCCACCGCTCTGTCTGACCTGGAAAAGTTGCAGAAAATACTAGAAGTTAGAG ACATAGAAAATCTTAATAAGTCCGTGTGGCTGGAGTCCAAGAGTtcggaggaaagaaaaagacttCTTGGCCAGTGGAGTCTGGAGCTGCTGGCCGCGGTCCAGACCTGGAGCCAGAGTCTGGAGGACGGACCTG TCTCTATGCTTGCTAAGCAGGTACTACCCTTGATTATAAAATGGGAGTGGGGAACTACCGGAAACTTCCTCTACCAATACCAAG ATTCCACGGTTCCACCTTACCTGCGCTCCACAGAGAGATTCCACCTGACGGACGCCGGGCTGCTGATTAACGTAGGATACCCTTCATTTctgggagaaaagagagacattGACCTCATCATTGCACCAGAGTACAGCGCCGGGAACATGTTTGAG ACTCTGACTCTTGCCAGAGACTATGCAGCCGAGGTGAATAAGCCTTTCCCAGAGATAGACGCCACAATCCTGGAGGACGGAGACTGGCCAAAGGGTTGCTACGTATTGGAGGGGAAAGAGAAGGAACCCACGATTGTTTACATGCCGCTCTTCAACAGACACAACTGCAAAg ATGCGGCGGAGTTCAAAGCGAACATGGAGAAGTTCTCCACCTTCCAGCGTCCCTACAACCAGGAGAAGATTGACTTTGTGTTGGCGACGGCGAAAGCCAACATAAAGACCAACAAGGAAACTCTGCTGAGGGAGATCAAGAAGGCTGTCCTCCGCCGGGACAACAAGATGTAG
- the LOC117957742 gene encoding cytosolic phospholipase A2 gamma-like isoform X1, which produces METGNTFLGSWICLLLVISVALAKAVNNTEGNTAASEKAVRQSQSLCAGEQDYVHKRKLVVLESLSSLGINCTTDSVPHIALLASGGGQRAAVGLVGSLYQMEKEHLLDSLLYLGSVSGSTWSMSSIYGDPQWSANLDAAVSRLSGPGVQLEEALAWLGERAREEHFSLSDVWGVLTSAGIMKQMDIRRLSDEASRNATNPYPIYSAIEKYSYSNGPIQGKWFEVSPHEAGFTELGLFISTSLLGSKFKNGELLEGKPEMDMVKLQGILGCALAHEEIIRDFIPPWLNVPGQIDGAAEHYLRVYNALNTLVALTRSTIKDPTALSDLEKLQKILEVRDIENLNKSVWLESKSSEERKRLLGQWSLELLAAVQTWSQSLEDGPGMNRPVSMLAKQVLPLIIKWEWGTTGNFLYQYQDSTVPPYLRSTERFHLTDAGLLINVGYPSFLGEKRDIDLIIAPEYSAGNMFETLTLARDYAAEVNKPFPEIDATILEDGDWPKGCYVLEGKEKEPTIVYMPLFNRHNCKDAAEFKANMEKFSTFQRPYNQEKIDFVLATAKANIKTNKETLLREIKKAVLRRDNKM; this is translated from the exons ATGGAGACTGGAAATACTTTTTTAGGCTCATGGATTTGCCTTTTGCTTGTGATTTCAGTAGCGCTGGCAAAGGCAGTGAACAACACGGAGGGGAATACAGCCGCTTCTGAG AAAGCCGTCCGTCAGTCCCAGTCTCTGTGTGCTGGGGAACAGGACTATGTTCACAAGAGGAAACTGGTAGTTCTGGAGTCCCTCAGCAGCCTGGGAATCAACTGTACTACA GATTCGGTTCCCCACATCGCTCTGTTGGCATCAGGTGGGGGTCAGAGGGCAGCCGTGGGTCTGGTTGGTTCCCTCTATCAGATGGAAAAGGAACATCTGTTGGACAGTCTGCTCTACCTGGGATCGGTTTCTGGATCGACATG GTCCATGTCCTCTATCTACGGCGACCCACAGTGGAGCGCCAACCTGGACGCAGCAGTGTCCAGGCTGTCGGGCCCTGGGGTTCAGCTGGAGGAGGCTTTGGCCTGGTTGGGTGAGAGGGCAAGGGAGGAGCACTTCTCTCTCAGCGATGTCTGGGGGGTTTTGACCTCTGCTGGGATCATGAAACAG ATGGACATCCGGCGTCTTTCAGATGAAGCCAGCAGGAATGCCACCAACCCTTACCCCATCTACAGCGCCATAGAGAAGTACAGCTACTCCAACGGGCCCATACAag GTAAATGGTTCGAGGTGAGTCCGCACGAGGCTGGTTTCACAGAGTTGGGACTTTTCATCTCAACGTCCCTCCTGGGCAGCAAATTTAAGAATGGAGAGCTGCTAGAGGGGAAGCCAGAGATGGACATGGTCAAACTACAAG GTATTCTGGGTTGTGCGTTGGCTCATGAGGAGATAATCAGAGACTTCATCCCTCCTTGGCTGAATG tgcCTGGGCAGATAGACGGGGCTGCTGAACATTACCTGCGTGTGTACAATGCTCTTAACACACTTGTAGCCCTGACCAGAAGCACCATTAAGGATCCCACCGCTCTGTCTGACCTGGAAAAGTTGCAGAAAATACTAGAAGTTAGAG ACATAGAAAATCTTAATAAGTCCGTGTGGCTGGAGTCCAAGAGTtcggaggaaagaaaaagacttCTTGGCCAGTGGAGTCTGGAGCTGCTGGCCGCGGTCCAGACCTGGAGCCAGAGTCTGGAGGACGGACCTGGTATGAACAGACCTG TCTCTATGCTTGCTAAGCAGGTACTACCCTTGATTATAAAATGGGAGTGGGGAACTACCGGAAACTTCCTCTACCAATACCAAG ATTCCACGGTTCCACCTTACCTGCGCTCCACAGAGAGATTCCACCTGACGGACGCCGGGCTGCTGATTAACGTAGGATACCCTTCATTTctgggagaaaagagagacattGACCTCATCATTGCACCAGAGTACAGCGCCGGGAACATGTTTGAG ACTCTGACTCTTGCCAGAGACTATGCAGCCGAGGTGAATAAGCCTTTCCCAGAGATAGACGCCACAATCCTGGAGGACGGAGACTGGCCAAAGGGTTGCTACGTATTGGAGGGGAAAGAGAAGGAACCCACGATTGTTTACATGCCGCTCTTCAACAGACACAACTGCAAAg ATGCGGCGGAGTTCAAAGCGAACATGGAGAAGTTCTCCACCTTCCAGCGTCCCTACAACCAGGAGAAGATTGACTTTGTGTTGGCGACGGCGAAAGCCAACATAAAGACCAACAAGGAAACTCTGCTGAGGGAGATCAAGAAGGCTGTCCTCCGCCGGGACAACAAGATGTAG
- the LOC117957742 gene encoding cytosolic phospholipase A2 gamma-like isoform X2: METGNTFLGSWICLLLVISVALAKAVNNTEGNTAASEKAVRQSQSLCAGEQDYVHKRKLVVLESLSSLGINCTTDSVPHIALLASGGGQRAAVGLVGSLYQMEKEHLLDSLLYLGSVSGSTWSMSSIYGDPQWSANLDAAVSRLSGPGVQLEEALAWLGERAREEHFSLSDVWGVLTSAGIMKQMDIRRLSDEASRNATNPYPIYSAIEKYSYSNGPIQGKWFEVSPHEAGFTELGLFISTSLLGSKFKNGELLEGKPEMDMVKLQGILGCALAHEEIIRDFIPPWLNVPGQIDGAAEHYLRVYNALNTLVALTRSTIKDPTALSDLEKLQKILEDIENLNKSVWLESKSSEERKRLLGQWSLELLAAVQTWSQSLEDGPGMNRPVSMLAKQVLPLIIKWEWGTTGNFLYQYQDSTVPPYLRSTERFHLTDAGLLINVGYPSFLGEKRDIDLIIAPEYSAGNMFETLTLARDYAAEVNKPFPEIDATILEDGDWPKGCYVLEGKEKEPTIVYMPLFNRHNCKDAAEFKANMEKFSTFQRPYNQEKIDFVLATAKANIKTNKETLLREIKKAVLRRDNKM, encoded by the exons ATGGAGACTGGAAATACTTTTTTAGGCTCATGGATTTGCCTTTTGCTTGTGATTTCAGTAGCGCTGGCAAAGGCAGTGAACAACACGGAGGGGAATACAGCCGCTTCTGAG AAAGCCGTCCGTCAGTCCCAGTCTCTGTGTGCTGGGGAACAGGACTATGTTCACAAGAGGAAACTGGTAGTTCTGGAGTCCCTCAGCAGCCTGGGAATCAACTGTACTACA GATTCGGTTCCCCACATCGCTCTGTTGGCATCAGGTGGGGGTCAGAGGGCAGCCGTGGGTCTGGTTGGTTCCCTCTATCAGATGGAAAAGGAACATCTGTTGGACAGTCTGCTCTACCTGGGATCGGTTTCTGGATCGACATG GTCCATGTCCTCTATCTACGGCGACCCACAGTGGAGCGCCAACCTGGACGCAGCAGTGTCCAGGCTGTCGGGCCCTGGGGTTCAGCTGGAGGAGGCTTTGGCCTGGTTGGGTGAGAGGGCAAGGGAGGAGCACTTCTCTCTCAGCGATGTCTGGGGGGTTTTGACCTCTGCTGGGATCATGAAACAG ATGGACATCCGGCGTCTTTCAGATGAAGCCAGCAGGAATGCCACCAACCCTTACCCCATCTACAGCGCCATAGAGAAGTACAGCTACTCCAACGGGCCCATACAag GTAAATGGTTCGAGGTGAGTCCGCACGAGGCTGGTTTCACAGAGTTGGGACTTTTCATCTCAACGTCCCTCCTGGGCAGCAAATTTAAGAATGGAGAGCTGCTAGAGGGGAAGCCAGAGATGGACATGGTCAAACTACAAG GTATTCTGGGTTGTGCGTTGGCTCATGAGGAGATAATCAGAGACTTCATCCCTCCTTGGCTGAATG tgcCTGGGCAGATAGACGGGGCTGCTGAACATTACCTGCGTGTGTACAATGCTCTTAACACACTTGTAGCCCTGACCAGAAGCACCATTAAGGATCCCACCGCTCTGTCTGACCTGGAAAAGTTGCAGAAAATACTAGAAG ACATAGAAAATCTTAATAAGTCCGTGTGGCTGGAGTCCAAGAGTtcggaggaaagaaaaagacttCTTGGCCAGTGGAGTCTGGAGCTGCTGGCCGCGGTCCAGACCTGGAGCCAGAGTCTGGAGGACGGACCTGGTATGAACAGACCTG TCTCTATGCTTGCTAAGCAGGTACTACCCTTGATTATAAAATGGGAGTGGGGAACTACCGGAAACTTCCTCTACCAATACCAAG ATTCCACGGTTCCACCTTACCTGCGCTCCACAGAGAGATTCCACCTGACGGACGCCGGGCTGCTGATTAACGTAGGATACCCTTCATTTctgggagaaaagagagacattGACCTCATCATTGCACCAGAGTACAGCGCCGGGAACATGTTTGAG ACTCTGACTCTTGCCAGAGACTATGCAGCCGAGGTGAATAAGCCTTTCCCAGAGATAGACGCCACAATCCTGGAGGACGGAGACTGGCCAAAGGGTTGCTACGTATTGGAGGGGAAAGAGAAGGAACCCACGATTGTTTACATGCCGCTCTTCAACAGACACAACTGCAAAg ATGCGGCGGAGTTCAAAGCGAACATGGAGAAGTTCTCCACCTTCCAGCGTCCCTACAACCAGGAGAAGATTGACTTTGTGTTGGCGACGGCGAAAGCCAACATAAAGACCAACAAGGAAACTCTGCTGAGGGAGATCAAGAAGGCTGTCCTCCGCCGGGACAACAAGATGTAG